cgctttctacccagtggctgtaagcagccactgtgccaactcgcgtcttatgcaaatttcacttccaccctgcgagcttatagctctgacaccccactctggacggccggtaaaggcaagccagaggtgagagttctgcggcccctgctcagtgttcactccagccggccaatcaaggcaagccggagagggACCtggccgactctcgggggtatgggacccaagggacgtcacttcccatttagctcgccacaagctgccctgggggcttattattattattattgtctgtcttttacaaattctcgggaccatgggatCCCGGACATTTgaaaggcgtgcgtggggccgaagccaacacgtagaggccccttgtaataagacaatttactctaaatgtaacgtgacaccaaccgacgattatccctgttcacactatagcagtgcacccaaggacaagccccggttagtgtaggactattgtaaaaacaaggttaccaaaataaaccgggctattgggttgagttgcaagtggactggtaaccgagactatggagaatactatggcacctgccctgatcatatgtttttaaaaacacgacaatatgggcaggtggtgacttgccaactcacaatatgggtccccgaaaacggccgcccgcacggagcgacaaggggacaacattgcgtgagcggctcagggtgtggagaggtgtacgccgctttctacccagtggctgtaagcagccactgtgccaacttgcgtcttatgcaaatttcactCCCACCCTGCGAGcttatagctctgacaccccaccctggacggccggtaaaggcaagccagaggtgagagtcctgcggcccctgctcagtgttcactccagccggccaatcaaggcaagccggagagggACCtggccgactctcgggggtatgggacccaagacacgtcacttcccattcagctcgccacaagctgccatgggggcttattattattattatttaaggtctgtgtttttacttaataaaataaaattaactaaaacaatCTTGACCACAATAAATATCTTAGTTAACACCTTTTACTCCTGCTAGCTATACTGAGACCGTATAGCTGCACATAAAAGTCCACCAAGCCGAAACGCTTTGAGCCGtgagaaaaatatatgtaatacctatacctaataaacatatatgtagaaaaatatatcTTACTATATTCCGGTTGTGGCCAAAAATGGACCCTAAACAAGGGGCTCACTTAACCATCTACAGTTACCCTCATCtcatgtataaatatttatattgtgtatGTTTGTATAGGGTCTTAAGTATATGAGATTGGTAACAATACAATGCTACGATACTGATgaagctgatttgatgatgttGATGTAGACCGAAGGTGGCCATAAAAACTGATTTTGGGCTACCTGGACTCGCCACGATGAGTAACTGatgacatacaatacaataggtacgctttattgcacacctcataCAGTTTGAATTTATAAAACATGTCATAATGTTAGGCTCTCTTAGATTAAATTATTAATCTTGTTCACCCTTATACAATACCCGCtaattattacaaaacaataaaaggCATAACTTTGCTCAATTATTAGGTAGATACTCGTACAATAACCCGGCAGACGCTGAAAGCCACACCGGACACAATGAATAACCGCTTCACATTATTATCGGAACTGTGACCTTGGCGTCATGTCAGAGCTACAGAGTCAAGGTGCACACGCATTTCGCCGCCCCACCGCACGCACGCGCATGATCTATAAAACCTATACAACTGGACTGTCGACACCAATCAATAACTGATTGTTAAACAATACACCCAAAATGTTCAGCAAAGTAAGTGTGTTGGCATTAATTCTGAagtattattaatttgaaacaatcaatatacataaataacacaATTATTTATTCGTCAAAGAATTTCCATGTTCATTTTTGAACTATATTAATATGGAGAATCACCTTTTGTTATTTTTGGTaccagttaaaataaaataagtaataatagcataataattaattcattggTATTGGTAGTGTTAACATAACGACTGAAACGGATTTTACGGcaattattatttgatttatattaatatttacattctACCATTAcactttttaataaagaaaaatatctaATAAAGAAATCGAAACTTCAGAATGTACAAATTACACAgataagcaataaaaattaaatatttttagatcgTAGCTTTCGGCGCACTCCTGGCTGCGGCCAACGCCGGCCTCCTCGGCCATGGCCACGCTGTGTCTTCCCAAAGCATCGTCCGTCACGACGAGGGTCATTATGCCCCAGCTCACTATGCCGCCCCGGCTCACTACGCCTCGGCTCACTACGCCGCTCCCGTAGTCCACGCCGCCCCTATCGCGCACTACGCCCCTGTTGCTCACTACGATCATCATGACGAATACGTAAGTTTTGAAGTCGTTTGGATGCTATTTATTCACATAGAAGACGCTTTTTAACGGCGACGAATTTAATAATTGCGATATATTCCAGGCTCATCCCAAATACGACTACGCGTACTCCGTAGCTGACCCGCACACCGGCGACCACAAGTCGCAGCACGAGTCCCGTGACGGCGACGCCGTGCACGGCTTCTACGAGCTGGTGCAGCCCGATGGCTCCGTGCGCAAGGTCGAGTACACCGCCGATGACCACAATGGGTaagacaatatttattaaatattatacggTCTTAGGTCACTGAGAgaagtaaaagaaaaataaagaacacttaatatacctatttacatACCTACGTGTCTAACTAACTTAAGGTCAATGCGACCAACTGAGGTTGTCATACGGGAAATTCCGTTTACGAGcgtatatttttatcaattgtTATCTACAGAAcaccagggtgcctagccaagtcAATTGCTTGTGttacgataacgaaacgctttatgtctctctatcactcttccatatttgtAGTTGCATTTAGTACGcaacggagcgtaaacgattgccATGTTGGTTACGCACCCAGTTGCTTTAGACTGCTAAATTATTAGATACTTCGCGTTTTAAAAAAATCGCCCTCGCCTACAGAATTTGACCGCGTTGACCTTGGTTATCCCAGCGCTTGTTCAACTATGTATGAAAATTAACCTGACAAACACTGACGTAtaccatatttttaaaatgctGCTATTTTCCAGTTTCAACGCTGTGGTTCACAACTCAGCCCCCTCTATCCACGCCGCTCCCGCCCACGATTATCACCACTATTAAATTACATTGAGGAATGACTGCCTTATGTTATTTGTTTGGACGCTATTTATATGTTGGTATGTGTGTGAAAAActtgtaaataaagtattatttaattatattattgtatgattacatgaaaaaaatattaatcgcTTCTCATTATATGGTTATCCCATCCCAGcatattatattaagtacaaaacCTAGGTATTTGTTGAGCAAAGGCCAACTATGGTGAAGCCAACGAAGAAGTAAAGGGTCATGACTGTCATGAGGTTCATATGTATATTCGTATGTCAAACTCGTAAAGCACTAAACGGCTGAAACGATTTGGTGATAAATGTGTATGCGATTATTCGTAAGaacacaaaatagaaaattatacaaaatagaaacataaaaaagagaaagtgccacgaaatggtctcatctcagcatgttgctggcgactgacagcgctgatcttccgatgagaccatccggTGATTCAATCATGACATGATGACAGgtaacaaataattaatatactaCATACAAAAGACAAAGATAGCAATATgttaaaatacattacaataactATAATTATGGTTGAATTGTTATATCGGGCCAAACTCATTACGCCTGAGATTACAACTACTCGCATCCAAGccataattgttataaaaaaaaaacaactagcGCCATACGGCAGCTACGCGAACTAATCTAAAATGACAAAGAGATAGGTCGATTTCATAAggacaaaataaatacttgatcgatcttaaattaaaataaaatcagtctTACAGATTTGACTTCATGCATGTAAAAAACCGAGCAAGTGCGattcggactcgcgcacgaagggttccgtaccattatttataaaaacggccaaaaaattatgtttgttgtatgggagccccccttaaatatttattttattctgtttttagtattttttgttatagcggcaacagaaatacatctactgtgaaatttcaactgtctagctatcacggttcatgagatacagcctggtgacagacggacggacggacggacggacggacagcgaagtctcagtaatagggtcccgtttgacccgttgggtacggaaccctaaaaatggtgcaaggagaaaGAAAGATGATATTTTGTGGAACTATCGAAAACAACTGAAAAACTTGAATCAATACAGATAAAacacacaaatatatgtattaatatacTACTACATAGTtcatacatattcaataatatgtacctaatgtATAATGATGGACGCTACTCGAACTCTTGTTTCAGCAGATACTTATTGCTTGAAAGCTAACTTCCTCGGGCTTGTCTTATACTGAGAGGGAACGAATTCCAAAGACGACTCGCCTGGACAGCAAAGGGGTTAGACATAAACCCAGTGCGATGAGCAGGAATTGAGAGTTTGTGAACACAAGATGTACGCAGCTCAC
This portion of the Cydia pomonella isolate Wapato2018A chromosome 7, ilCydPomo1, whole genome shotgun sequence genome encodes:
- the LOC133519952 gene encoding cuticle protein 7-like gives rise to the protein MFSKIVAFGALLAAANAGLLGHGHAVSSQSIVRHDEGHYAPAHYAAPAHYASAHYAAPVVHAAPIAHYAPVAHYDHHDEYAHPKYDYAYSVADPHTGDHKSQHESRDGDAVHGFYELVQPDGSVRKVEYTADDHNGFNAVVHNSAPSIHAAPAHDYHHY